A window of Mucilaginibacter paludis DSM 18603 contains these coding sequences:
- the ruvC gene encoding crossover junction endodeoxyribonuclease RuvC, with product MQLVNLRERVILGIDPGTAVMGYGLIKETGPRIELISLGVVKMEHLDDHALKLQRIFEKTLSLIDQYKPDCMALEAPFYGKNIQVMLKLGRAQGVAMAAALSRNLPICEYAPRKIKQSITGNGNATKEQVAAMLQTLLKFTETPQFLDATDGLAVAVCHAFQKIELKGSSSIGGGKKMKVGWAAFVKDNSERVSGTVKPVKKSR from the coding sequence ATGCAGTTGGTAAATTTGAGGGAACGTGTGATTTTGGGGATTGACCCTGGTACTGCCGTAATGGGTTATGGTTTGATTAAAGAAACCGGGCCACGGATTGAGCTGATCAGCCTTGGTGTTGTTAAAATGGAACACCTGGATGATCATGCCCTTAAATTACAGCGTATTTTTGAAAAAACGCTAAGCCTGATTGATCAATACAAGCCCGATTGCATGGCTCTTGAAGCGCCTTTTTACGGTAAAAATATACAGGTAATGCTTAAGTTGGGCCGGGCGCAGGGCGTGGCCATGGCAGCGGCATTATCCCGCAACCTGCCTATCTGCGAATACGCGCCCCGCAAAATAAAACAATCTATCACCGGGAACGGTAACGCCACCAAAGAGCAGGTAGCCGCCATGTTACAAACCTTGCTGAAATTTACCGAAACGCCACAATTTTTAGATGCTACCGATGGTTTGGCTGTAGCGGTTTGCCATGCTTTTCAAAAAATTGAACTTAAAGGAAGTTCGAGTATTGGGGGTGGTAAAAAAATGAAAGTAGGGTGGGCCGCTTTTGTTAAAGATAACAGCGAACGTGTTAGCGGTACGGTAAAGCCGGTGAAGAAGAGTCGATAG
- a CDS encoding HIT family protein has translation MPSIFSKIVAGEIPAHIVAETVEFLAFLDIAPLAIGHVLVIPKKEVDYLFDLDDETYTGLQIFTKIIATGIKKAIPCERIGVTVMGLEVPHAHIHLIPINHADDMNFARPKLKLSQEELVDITANIKAALRTVED, from the coding sequence ATGCCAAGCATATTCTCTAAAATTGTGGCCGGCGAGATACCCGCCCATATTGTTGCCGAAACAGTTGAGTTTTTAGCTTTTTTAGATATAGCCCCTTTGGCTATAGGCCATGTACTGGTTATCCCTAAAAAGGAAGTTGATTATTTGTTTGACCTGGACGATGAAACTTACACCGGCTTACAAATTTTCACTAAAATTATCGCCACAGGTATCAAAAAAGCTATCCCCTGCGAGCGCATAGGCGTTACCGTAATGGGGCTGGAAGTACCCCATGCGCATATTCACCTGATACCGATTAACCATGCGGATGATATGAATTTCGCGAGGCCCAAACTTAAGCTGAGCCAGGAAGAGTTGGTGGATATTACCGCTAATATCAAAGCTGCTTTACGGACGGTGGAGGATTAA
- the greA gene encoding transcription elongation factor GreA, translating into MADVAYYTKEGLEKLKEELQYLKTTGRQIISNAIAEARDKGDLSENAEYDAAKDAQGHHEAKIAKLEEAMSNARLLDDSKLDLSKVLALSIVKIKNLKNGATMSYQLVSESEADLKSGKISTASPIAKGLLGKKVGEVIEITVPAGKIDFEILEISR; encoded by the coding sequence ATGGCAGATGTAGCATACTACACCAAAGAAGGTTTAGAAAAACTAAAAGAAGAATTACAGTATTTAAAAACTACAGGAAGGCAAATCATCTCCAACGCGATAGCGGAAGCGAGGGATAAAGGCGACTTGAGTGAAAATGCGGAATATGATGCAGCCAAAGATGCTCAAGGACACCATGAGGCCAAAATTGCAAAACTGGAAGAGGCGATGTCCAACGCACGCTTGCTGGATGATTCGAAATTAGATTTATCAAAGGTACTGGCGCTATCCATTGTCAAAATAAAAAATCTGAAGAATGGTGCCACCATGAGCTACCAGCTGGTATCAGAAAGTGAAGCCGATTTAAAATCAGGCAAAATATCTACAGCTTCTCCCATAGCCAAAGGCTTATTAGGCAAAAAGGTGGGCGAAGTTATCGAGATCACGGTGCCTGCCGGTAAAATAGATTTTGAGATCCTGGAGATTAGTCGCTAA
- a CDS encoding 2-hydroxyacid dehydrogenase, with protein sequence MKKNILIVDDLHPIFIERAEALGYQCNYQPQFTLDDTLKVIAEYDGLVIRSKFQVDKNVLDIATNLRFICRGGAGMDNIDEAYALQKNITLINAPEGNMDAVGEHAVGMLLNLMNNINRADAEVRAGLWKREANRGYELKGRTVGIIGYGFMGKSFARKLSGFGVDVIAYDKYKTGFSDKYAREVSMEEIVRQSEILSLHVPLTTETKYLFNDEFLFHFRKPIFLINTSRGKVVKTQAVLNGIKEGKILGACLDVLEVEKFPALGEQQWFAELRQNGKVLLTPHVAGWTFESYRKISEVMAEKLQALSQ encoded by the coding sequence GTGAAAAAAAATATTTTAATTGTTGACGATCTGCACCCCATTTTTATTGAACGCGCCGAAGCATTAGGCTACCAATGTAACTACCAGCCCCAATTTACTTTGGATGATACGCTGAAAGTAATTGCGGAGTATGATGGACTGGTGATTAGATCCAAATTCCAGGTAGATAAAAACGTGCTTGACATAGCTACAAACCTGCGCTTTATTTGCCGCGGCGGCGCTGGTATGGATAATATTGACGAAGCTTATGCCCTGCAAAAAAACATCACTTTGATTAATGCCCCCGAGGGCAATATGGATGCTGTTGGCGAACATGCCGTAGGGATGCTTTTAAATTTAATGAACAATATTAACCGCGCCGATGCCGAGGTGAGGGCTGGCTTATGGAAACGGGAAGCTAACCGCGGATATGAATTAAAAGGCAGAACTGTAGGTATTATAGGCTACGGCTTTATGGGGAAAAGCTTTGCCCGAAAATTATCGGGCTTTGGAGTTGATGTAATTGCTTATGATAAATATAAAACGGGCTTTAGCGACAAATACGCCCGCGAAGTAAGCATGGAAGAAATTGTGAGGCAGAGTGAAATATTGAGCCTGCATGTACCGTTAACTACAGAAACCAAATACTTATTTAACGATGAGTTTTTGTTCCATTTCCGCAAGCCGATATTTTTGATCAATACCTCGCGAGGTAAAGTGGTTAAAACCCAAGCTGTTTTAAATGGAATTAAAGAGGGTAAAATATTAGGTGCCTGCCTGGATGTGCTGGAGGTTGAAAAATTTCCGGCCCTGGGAGAACAGCAATGGTTTGCCGAACTGCGCCAAAACGGCAAAGTACTACTAACCCCGCATGTGGCCGGGTGGACGTTTGAATCGTACCGAAAAATAAGTGAGGTAATGGCCGAAAAATTACAGGCCTTATCCCAATAA
- the rimP gene encoding ribosome assembly cofactor RimP, with amino-acid sequence MNIEKRVALLVEEKIADRPELFLVDVKMLPNRKLIILVDGDAGIGIADCAAISRFVGFKLEEDNVIEEAYNLEVSSPGIDSPLTLIRQYTKNIGRDLSVKMTDGQLREGKLLSLAEDAIVIDEKIKAVRKAPGEKGKKAEVVESTIPLTEIAEAKVLISFK; translated from the coding sequence ATGAATATTGAAAAGCGGGTTGCCCTACTGGTTGAAGAGAAAATTGCCGACAGGCCCGAACTGTTTTTGGTGGACGTTAAGATGCTGCCTAACCGTAAACTCATCATCCTGGTAGATGGTGACGCAGGTATAGGAATAGCTGATTGCGCCGCAATAAGCAGGTTTGTAGGCTTTAAGCTTGAGGAAGATAATGTGATTGAAGAAGCCTATAATTTAGAAGTTTCTTCGCCCGGCATTGATAGTCCGCTTACGCTGATCAGGCAATATACCAAAAACATTGGCCGGGATCTGTCGGTAAAAATGACTGATGGACAGTTGAGGGAAGGCAAACTATTGAGTTTAGCAGAAGACGCTATTGTTATTGACGAAAAAATAAAAGCCGTGCGCAAAGCACCGGGTGAAAAGGGGAAGAAAGCCGAAGTTGTTGAAAGCACTATTCCTTTGACCGAAATTGCCGAAGCAAAGGTTTTAATATCATTTAAGTAA
- the nusA gene encoding transcription termination factor NusA encodes MSNINLIDSFQEFKDFKNIDRPTMMSVLEDVFRSMIRKKYGTDENCDVIVNTDNGDLEIWRTRVVMEDGFSEDDDLEIELAEAKLLDPDLEVGDEHIELITLESFGRRAILAARQTLVSKILELEKDEIYKKYKDRVGEIITGEVYQVWKKETLVLDDEGNELLLPKSEQIPADYFKKGDSVRAVVHKVDMMNTNPKIIISRTAPEFLQRLFELEVPEIFDGLITIKKIVREPGERAKVAVESYDDRIDPVGACVGMKGSRIHGIVRELKNENIDVINFTNNVQLYIQRALSPAKITSIKLDDDKKTAAVYLKPDQVSLAIGRGGHNIKLAGKLTGYEIDVYREADEHEEDVDIEEFSDEIEGWILDEFKRIGLDTAKSVLALSVGELVKRTDLEEETVKDVLSILQAEFE; translated from the coding sequence ATGAGCAATATTAATTTAATTGATTCCTTTCAGGAATTTAAGGATTTCAAAAACATAGATCGTCCTACGATGATGAGTGTGCTGGAAGACGTTTTCAGAAGCATGATCCGTAAAAAATACGGGACTGATGAGAACTGCGACGTTATTGTGAATACGGATAACGGAGATTTGGAAATCTGGCGTACACGGGTAGTAATGGAAGATGGATTTTCTGAGGATGATGATCTGGAAATTGAATTGGCCGAAGCTAAGTTGCTTGATCCGGATTTGGAAGTGGGTGATGAACACATTGAACTGATTACCTTAGAGAGTTTTGGCCGCCGCGCTATTTTGGCCGCGCGCCAAACCTTGGTATCCAAAATTTTGGAGTTAGAGAAAGACGAAATCTATAAAAAATATAAAGATCGTGTTGGCGAGATCATCACCGGCGAAGTTTACCAGGTTTGGAAAAAAGAAACTTTGGTGCTGGATGATGAAGGCAACGAGTTATTGTTACCAAAATCTGAACAGATTCCTGCCGATTATTTTAAAAAGGGCGACAGTGTTCGTGCCGTGGTACATAAGGTTGATATGATGAACACTAATCCTAAGATCATTATATCCCGTACTGCCCCCGAATTTTTACAGCGCCTGTTTGAGCTGGAAGTTCCGGAAATTTTTGACGGATTAATTACCATTAAAAAGATAGTTCGCGAACCTGGTGAAAGAGCGAAGGTAGCGGTTGAATCGTACGATGACCGTATTGACCCTGTAGGAGCCTGCGTTGGTATGAAGGGATCGAGAATCCATGGTATAGTGCGCGAACTGAAAAACGAAAATATCGATGTAATCAACTTTACCAATAATGTACAATTATATATACAGCGTGCATTGTCGCCTGCCAAAATCACGTCCATTAAACTGGATGATGACAAAAAAACAGCCGCAGTGTACTTAAAACCCGACCAGGTATCATTAGCTATCGGTCGCGGCGGGCATAATATAAAATTGGCAGGTAAATTGACGGGGTATGAAATAGATGTTTACCGTGAAGCAGACGAACACGAGGAAGATGTGGACATCGAAGAATTTTCTGACGAAATTGAGGGCTGGATACTGGATGAGTTTAAACGAATTGGTTTAGACACAGCAAAATCTGTACTGGCTTTAAGCGTTGGCGAACTGGTAAAACGTACCGACCTGGAAGAAGAAACCGTGAAAGATGTACTTTCTATTCTTCAGGCCGAATTTGAATAA
- the infB gene encoding translation initiation factor IF-2 — protein sequence MSDDKSIKLFKAAKELNIGTGTIVDFLASKGYKIEKQPNARIEGDMYDALLKEFQFDKNIKEEAKQISIGKIRREEHGVPVDKHDHPARSKDFDQEEILIKNLHSFTPPHTPAPPVVEKPKPEAPVSAPREEGVLQGVKVVGKINLDELNAKTRPEKKVEEVVAKEQPKPVVEVKQPEPVVEKPVVEVKQPEPVVEKPVVEVKQPEPVIETPVIVPPVAEAPPVQPVAPPAPVATPESAPVPAEDGDDVIRARAERLTGPNVIGKIVLPVNPPKRNNSPIASSGANSAAEQRRKRKRKDNPPGGGQQRPQSNQPGTQQPQSPAAAGGGAPNQGQGNAGGGNRPDFRKPGNGPSRPDFRNKGQQPTSAGGTKEEPSEKEIQDQIKATLARLSGAGKSGKFAQRAKFRRQKRDDVAASAEQDALDQELQSKVIKVTEFVTANELASMMDVGVTQIISTCMSLGMFVSINQRLDAETLTIVAEEFGYEVEFVKPQDEEANLDEPDDPADVIPRAPIVTIMGHVDHGKTSLLDFIRKTNVIGGEAGGITQHIGAYEVTLKDNNKITFLDTPGHEAFTAMRARGAQVTDIVIIVIAADDSVMPQTREAINHAQAAGAPIIFAFNKIDKPGANADKVREQLSAMNILVEEWGGKYQTQEISAKTGLNVELLLEKVLLEAELLELKANPNKRAVGTVIEAALDKGRGIVTTVLVQAGRLKVGDPILAGCYSGRVKALTNERGQRVESAGPSTPVQVLGMQGAPTAGDRFNALESEPEAREIANKRLQLQREQGLRTQKHITLDEIGRRLAIGNFKELNIIVKGDVDGSIEALSDSLLKLSTDQIQVNIISKAVGQISESDVLLASASDAIIIGFQVRPSGSARKLAEQEQIDIRLYSIIYDAINEIKTAMEGMLAPTFEEKIVANVEIRETFKISKVGTIAGCMVLDGTITRNSKIRIIREGVVIYTGELASLKRYKDDVKEVARGYECGLNIHNFNNIEVGDIVEAYENVEVKRKL from the coding sequence ATGTCAGACGACAAATCCATAAAGTTATTTAAAGCAGCAAAAGAGCTGAACATTGGTACTGGTACTATAGTCGACTTCTTAGCGTCCAAAGGTTACAAAATAGAAAAGCAACCTAACGCCAGGATAGAGGGAGATATGTATGATGCCTTGCTGAAGGAGTTTCAATTTGATAAAAACATCAAAGAAGAAGCCAAGCAGATCAGTATCGGTAAAATCAGGCGTGAGGAACATGGCGTTCCGGTTGATAAACACGATCATCCTGCACGTTCAAAAGATTTTGATCAAGAGGAAATTTTGATAAAAAATTTACATTCGTTTACGCCTCCTCATACGCCAGCACCGCCCGTGGTTGAAAAGCCTAAGCCGGAAGCACCTGTATCGGCTCCGCGCGAAGAAGGTGTACTGCAGGGAGTTAAGGTTGTTGGGAAAATAAACCTTGATGAACTTAATGCTAAAACCCGCCCCGAGAAAAAGGTGGAAGAGGTGGTGGCTAAAGAACAGCCGAAACCTGTGGTAGAGGTAAAGCAACCTGAACCTGTGGTTGAAAAACCTGTGGTAGAGGTGAAACAACCTGAACCCGTGGTTGAAAAACCTGTGGTAGAGGTAAAACAACCTGAGCCCGTAATTGAAACACCAGTTATAGTTCCTCCGGTGGCAGAAGCACCTCCGGTACAACCGGTTGCGCCGCCAGCGCCAGTAGCAACGCCCGAGTCGGCACCAGTTCCAGCTGAAGATGGTGATGATGTGATCAGGGCAAGAGCAGAGCGCTTAACAGGGCCTAACGTTATCGGGAAGATTGTGTTACCGGTAAATCCGCCAAAGCGTAATAACTCGCCGATAGCGTCGTCTGGCGCTAATAGTGCCGCAGAGCAAAGAAGAAAAAGAAAACGTAAGGATAACCCGCCGGGAGGTGGACAGCAACGTCCGCAAAGCAATCAGCCGGGCACGCAGCAGCCGCAGTCGCCTGCAGCAGCAGGCGGTGGTGCACCTAACCAGGGTCAGGGTAATGCCGGAGGCGGCAACCGCCCTGATTTCCGTAAGCCAGGCAATGGTCCTTCGCGTCCCGATTTCAGGAACAAGGGGCAGCAACCAACTTCTGCCGGAGGTACTAAGGAAGAACCTTCAGAAAAAGAAATACAAGACCAGATCAAAGCAACGCTGGCCAGGTTAAGCGGAGCAGGTAAGTCGGGTAAATTTGCCCAACGCGCCAAGTTCCGTCGCCAAAAACGTGATGATGTAGCTGCTTCCGCAGAACAGGACGCGTTAGATCAGGAATTGCAATCGAAAGTGATCAAGGTAACAGAGTTTGTTACCGCAAACGAGTTAGCATCCATGATGGATGTGGGTGTAACGCAAATTATCTCAACTTGTATGAGTTTAGGTATGTTTGTGTCTATCAACCAACGCTTGGATGCAGAAACCTTAACCATTGTTGCCGAAGAGTTTGGTTACGAAGTAGAGTTTGTGAAACCACAGGATGAAGAGGCCAACTTAGATGAGCCTGATGATCCGGCAGACGTCATTCCACGTGCACCGATAGTAACCATTATGGGCCACGTAGATCACGGTAAAACATCCTTACTCGATTTTATACGTAAAACTAACGTGATAGGTGGCGAGGCTGGTGGTATAACCCAGCACATTGGCGCCTACGAGGTTACATTAAAAGATAACAATAAAATTACCTTCCTGGATACGCCAGGTCACGAAGCGTTTACTGCCATGCGTGCCCGTGGTGCCCAGGTAACGGATATCGTCATTATCGTGATTGCTGCCGATGATAGCGTGATGCCACAAACCCGCGAGGCTATAAACCACGCGCAGGCCGCTGGTGCGCCAATCATCTTTGCATTCAATAAAATTGATAAACCCGGAGCTAATGCCGATAAGGTGCGTGAGCAATTATCTGCCATGAATATCCTGGTTGAAGAATGGGGTGGTAAATACCAAACACAGGAAATATCGGCCAAAACAGGTTTAAATGTAGAGTTGCTGTTAGAAAAAGTATTACTGGAAGCAGAATTACTTGAACTTAAAGCAAACCCTAACAAGCGTGCAGTAGGTACAGTAATTGAAGCAGCCTTAGATAAGGGCCGTGGTATTGTAACTACAGTATTGGTACAGGCTGGCCGTTTAAAAGTGGGCGACCCGATTTTGGCCGGTTGCTACAGCGGACGTGTAAAAGCGTTAACTAACGAGCGCGGACAAAGAGTTGAATCTGCAGGGCCATCAACACCAGTACAGGTATTGGGTATGCAGGGAGCGCCTACAGCGGGCGACAGGTTTAACGCATTAGAAAGCGAGCCTGAGGCACGTGAAATAGCCAACAAGCGCTTGCAATTACAACGTGAGCAAGGTTTACGTACACAGAAACATATCACCCTGGATGAAATTGGCCGTCGTTTAGCGATAGGTAACTTCAAGGAGCTGAATATTATTGTGAAGGGTGACGTGGATGGTTCTATCGAGGCTTTATCGGATTCATTACTGAAGCTATCAACCGATCAGATCCAGGTGAACATCATCTCCAAAGCAGTTGGTCAGATCTCCGAGTCGGATGTATTGCTGGCTTCGGCTTCAGATGCGATCATCATCGGTTTCCAGGTTCGTCCTTCGGGAAGTGCGCGTAAACTGGCTGAGCAGGAGCAAATCGACATCAGGTTATACTCCATCATCTATGATGCCATCAACGAAATTAAAACCGCGATGGAAGGTATGCTTGCGCCAACCTTTGAAGAGAAGATTGTTGCCAACGTTGAAATACGCGAAACATTCAAGATTAGTAAGGTAGGTACAATTGCAGGCTGTATGGTGCTGGATGGTACCATAACCCGCAACAGCAAAATCCGGATTATCCGCGAAGGTGTGGTAATTTACACCGGTGAACTGGCTTCGTTAAAACGTTATAAAGATGATGTTAAAGAAGTTGCCAGAGGCTACGAGTGCGGCTTGAATATCCATAACTTTAATAACATTGAAGTTGGAGATATTGTTGAGGCTTACGAGAATGTGGAAGTGAAAAGGAAATTGTAA
- a CDS encoding C1 family peptidase, translated as MKKNISLTLLGLLLILLVTSCKKSETSTSNLKKDSIKNQHAFGAILNQKAYLNTQHADFDKIKATLIEQGYIQNIRLNSGSLPSSIILNHPTPGWQDSSGACVSWSTGYALLGTLDNEFPVPNVSSSKSPWYVFQIDHSRTSNCDRTYGMYVSDGMAIIQSNGVPSYASDPYLGSPCTSPSPTVNAEAATNKTNSYYAISTVADIKTALNLHLPVEMGFRAYQSLIDAFNSGQVYNNNAVGSLYLNTGHAVCIVGYDDSKNAFLIQNSWGSWGGDSQNPGCMWFAYDLFSNSSLQIELYVATPHNHDALPQQYANTYFNYGGLPSFNSTILTMSDTQPLLTVGNSIYSPNNGYRLTLQTDGNLVLYKENSNATETGIWSSRTQGRPSESVYFQTDGNLVIYSLGGPIGAHTSVWASGLFNNTGLGTTHFAKFYLQDDGNFVMYWPIYYNNNYVYVVFAASDTQGGILGPHPGNLNHPLWPNNTNYALGSNFF; from the coding sequence ATGAAAAAAAACATCTCGTTAACCCTATTGGGATTGTTGCTTATTCTCCTTGTAACTTCCTGTAAAAAATCAGAAACCAGCACATCCAATCTTAAAAAAGATTCAATAAAAAACCAACATGCATTTGGCGCGATACTCAATCAAAAAGCTTATTTGAATACGCAACATGCCGACTTTGACAAAATAAAAGCGACCCTTATAGAACAAGGCTATATTCAAAATATAAGATTAAATAGCGGCTCATTACCTTCTAGTATAATATTAAACCATCCTACACCCGGCTGGCAGGATAGCAGTGGGGCTTGTGTTTCCTGGTCAACCGGATATGCACTACTAGGAACTTTAGATAACGAATTTCCCGTTCCAAATGTTTCAAGCAGCAAGAGCCCATGGTATGTTTTCCAGATTGATCATTCGCGCACCTCCAATTGTGACCGAACCTACGGCATGTATGTATCTGACGGAATGGCTATAATTCAATCAAATGGTGTGCCATCATATGCGTCAGACCCCTATCTTGGTTCTCCATGCACATCGCCTTCGCCCACTGTCAACGCTGAAGCAGCTACTAATAAAACTAATAGTTACTACGCTATATCAACCGTTGCCGATATAAAGACAGCATTGAATTTACATCTACCTGTCGAAATGGGATTTAGAGCCTATCAAAGCCTTATTGATGCTTTTAACTCCGGTCAAGTGTATAATAACAATGCTGTAGGTAGCCTATACTTAAATACCGGCCACGCAGTCTGCATCGTTGGTTACGATGATTCAAAAAATGCTTTCCTCATCCAGAATTCTTGGGGTTCGTGGGGCGGAGACTCGCAGAATCCAGGTTGTATGTGGTTTGCTTATGATTTATTTTCAAACAGTTCATTACAAATCGAACTTTATGTAGCTACCCCACATAATCATGACGCTTTGCCACAGCAATATGCCAATACTTATTTTAATTACGGTGGGTTGCCCTCTTTTAACTCAACTATTTTAACCATGAGCGATACACAACCACTTTTAACAGTTGGTAACTCTATTTATTCGCCCAACAATGGTTATCGGTTAACCCTGCAAACCGATGGAAATTTGGTTTTATATAAAGAAAATTCTAATGCCACAGAAACTGGCATATGGTCTAGCAGAACTCAAGGACGTCCATCGGAATCTGTGTATTTCCAAACAGATGGAAACTTAGTAATATATAGTTTGGGTGGACCAATAGGAGCCCACACGTCAGTCTGGGCATCAGGCCTGTTTAATAACACTGGCTTGGGTACCACACATTTTGCAAAATTCTATTTACAGGATGATGGAAACTTCGTAATGTATTGGCCAATTTATTATAATAATAATTACGTTTACGTTGTATTCGCCGCTTCGGATACACAAGGAGGTATATTAGGACCTCATCCAGGCAATTTAAATCATCCTTTGTGGCCCAATAATACCAACTATGCTTTAGGCAGTAACTTCTTTTAA